Proteins encoded in a region of the Athene noctua chromosome 4, bAthNoc1.hap1.1, whole genome shotgun sequence genome:
- the OSTC gene encoding oligosaccharyltransferase complex subunit OSTC isoform X1, producing METLYRLPFAVLECPNIKLKRPSWVHMPSAMTVYALVVVSYFLITGGIIYDVIVEPPSVGSMTDEHGHQRPVAFLAYRVNGQYIMEGLASSFLFTMGGLGFIILDRSNAPNIPKLNRFLLLFIGFVSVLLSFFMARVFMRMKLPGYLMG from the exons ATGGAGACGCTGTACCGCCTGCCCTTCGCCGTGCTCGAGTGCCCCAACATCAAGCTGAAGCGGCCGAGCTGGGTGCACATGCCTTCGGCCATGACCGTGTACGCGCTGGTGGTGGTGTCCTACTTCCTCATCACCGGAG GGATTATCTATGACGTGATTGTGGAACCTCCCAGCGTGGGGTCGATGACAGATGAACATGGGCACCAGAGGCCAGTGGCCTTCTTGGCATACAG AGTAAATGGGCAATATATTATGGAAGGGCTTGCATCCAGCTTCCTCTTCACAATGGGCGGCCTAGGATTCATCATTCTGGATCGATCCAATGCACCAAATATCCCCAAGCTGAATAGGTTTCTTTTGCTCTTTATTGGATTTGTCAGTGTGCTTTTGAGCTTCTTCATGGCTAGAGTTTTCATGAGGATGAAGTTACC gggCTACTTGATGGGTTAG
- the OSTC gene encoding oligosaccharyltransferase complex subunit OSTC isoform X2 codes for METLYRLPFAVLECPNIKLKRPSWVHMPSAMTVYALVVVSYFLITGGIIYDVIVEPPSVGSMTDEHGHQRPVAFLAYRGYLMG; via the exons ATGGAGACGCTGTACCGCCTGCCCTTCGCCGTGCTCGAGTGCCCCAACATCAAGCTGAAGCGGCCGAGCTGGGTGCACATGCCTTCGGCCATGACCGTGTACGCGCTGGTGGTGGTGTCCTACTTCCTCATCACCGGAG GGATTATCTATGACGTGATTGTGGAACCTCCCAGCGTGGGGTCGATGACAGATGAACATGGGCACCAGAGGCCAGTGGCCTTCTTGGCATACAG gggCTACTTGATGGGTTAG